The following coding sequences lie in one Salmo salar chromosome ssa13, Ssal_v3.1, whole genome shotgun sequence genomic window:
- the rprm3 gene encoding reprimo, TP53 dependent G2 arrest mediator homolog 3 — protein MDVAGKILNKTVSEEEHSGFDTVRVCCNVSAAAAVITDNGFGASHPEEHDLFIMRVVQIAVLCVLSLTVIFGIFFLGCNLLIKTESMISLFVEDRRPSTDNDMIMVAS, from the coding sequence ATGGATGTCGCCGGGAAAATACTGAATAAAACAGTGTCCGAAGAAGAGCACTCAGGATTTGACACTGTGCGTGTATGCTGCAACgtttcagcagcagcagcagttatCACCGACAATGGATTCGGTGCGTCTCATCCAGAGGAACATGACCTCTTCATAATGCGTGTGGTGCAGATCGCGGTCCTGTGCGTATTGTCACTCACTGTGATTTTTGGCATATTTTTCCTTGGTTGCAATCTTCTAATTAAAACAGAAAGTATGATCAGTCTTTTTGTAGAAGACCGGAGACCGTCTACGGACAATGATATGATCATGGTTGCCTCATAG